In Lentibacillus amyloliquefaciens, one DNA window encodes the following:
- a CDS encoding CdaR family transcriptional regulator, translating to MDISAELAQAIVSNMEEIIHQDINYINTEGIIIASTNTNRIGTYHGGGKKVKETNDDLIIRYDGEYTGSRKGINLPIYFENTIVGVIGITGEKQEVEKFGAIIKSMTELLIKNAYLTNIKNKARENQRMIIEELLFNDENEESIFMSRLKVFNIKENVPRIVIVSEVLNEDFPALDIKDRVIDLFDHKLMKNPDNLMMQNKNNIIMILQNVSRENVLTMLKDINQIVKKEHGLQLKFGIGTIETKLHKIRGSYKKASIALDWVLSSKEIDINYYDDMDIELIIENVTEDTKNEFYKKVIGNLKPGDFSEYKEIISLFEKFNGSIQQISESMFIHKNTLQYKLNKLHKMTGYDIRNYKDFTIIKLAYLLTENQNT from the coding sequence ATGGATATTTCGGCAGAATTAGCCCAAGCAATTGTGTCAAATATGGAAGAAATAATACATCAAGACATCAACTATATTAACACCGAAGGAATAATTATAGCCAGTACGAATACCAACCGAATTGGCACCTACCATGGAGGAGGGAAAAAAGTAAAGGAAACAAATGATGATTTAATTATAAGGTATGATGGGGAATATACTGGTTCACGAAAAGGTATTAACTTGCCAATTTATTTTGAGAATACAATTGTTGGGGTTATTGGAATCACTGGAGAAAAACAAGAAGTAGAAAAATTCGGGGCAATCATTAAGAGTATGACGGAATTACTAATTAAAAATGCATATTTAACCAATATTAAAAATAAGGCAAGAGAAAACCAGAGAATGATTATTGAAGAGCTATTATTCAATGATGAAAACGAAGAAAGTATTTTTATGAGTCGATTAAAGGTTTTCAATATAAAGGAAAATGTTCCGAGAATAGTTATTGTTTCAGAGGTGTTAAACGAAGATTTTCCTGCGCTCGACATTAAAGATAGGGTTATCGATTTATTTGATCATAAGTTAATGAAGAATCCTGACAATCTAATGATGCAGAATAAAAACAATATTATCATGATATTGCAGAACGTTTCACGTGAGAATGTATTAACAATGTTAAAAGATATAAACCAAATCGTAAAAAAAGAGCACGGGTTACAACTTAAATTTGGGATAGGAACTATAGAAACAAAACTACATAAAATAAGGGGATCTTATAAAAAAGCGAGCATTGCATTAGATTGGGTATTGTCATCCAAAGAGATAGATATTAACTACTATGATGATATGGATATAGAATTAATAATTGAGAATGTAACCGAAGATACAAAGAATGAATTTTATAAGAAGGTAATTGGAAATTTAAAGCCTGGTGATTTCAGTGAATATAAAGAGATTATTAGTCTTTTTGAAAAGTTCAATGGATCGATTCAACAAATTTCAGAGTCAATGTTTATCCACAAAAATACGTTGCAATATAAATTAAATAAATTGCATAAAATGACAGGGTATGATATTAGAAACTATAAAGATTTTACAATTATTAAACTAGCTTATTTGTTAACTGAAAATCAAAATACTTAA